In Citrus sinensis cultivar Valencia sweet orange chromosome 3, DVS_A1.0, whole genome shotgun sequence, the sequence atttttacaataataaaaaagtcaaCCAAAATCGGATTCATTATGTAATGATAGAAAACAAACTCAGAACGAGAGCATATCAAAATTTGAGATGGAGATGAAAAACTCTAGACACTACTAGACACTAATTTTCATCTTCTACCATTATTCCAACTTAAACTAAGGCTAGAGCTACCCCCCAAGTCTAAGAGTTGCGTTTCATGTACATTTTCAGCAGTAGTGAATagtgataatttaaaattataattgagtAAAAGCCGCGTGTCGGAGGGGTGGTTGTTTTGTTGGACAAATAAAAACACAGAAAAGCAAAGACAGGTAGCCGCCTCACTAATCTCTTTtttgtctcttttttttttttttttggcagctTTGACTACTTTCCGCAACAATTTGCCATTGTGGATTATCGGTGAAAACCCATACataccaaacaaaagaaatcgTTTATTTATCACAAGTTATGATTTGGCGGgacttattaaattaattttaacttctttttttttttttttaattaaaagttcCAACTTCCcataatactaaattatagGTCATTATTATCTACTTGTTTAAGGTGTATATgtcaatcttttattttcctctcttttttttcttctatttaattctaaagaacaagcaaatcattttaaaataatgtccATATCAACAAgtagaaacaaacaaatctCAAGTATAGTTTAGCCATCAGAATGCGGACAGCATAACGGTAAATTTGTGATCACATGAAAATGTCCTTTTAATTCTGTTTTCATCTACCAATATGaaattgtcttttttttatcacGTGAAAAAGTTAGTATAAATGTCTTATTAAGTGGGGGAGTTGTCTTAGTAATGATgtaaaacttcaaaaaaaaaaaaaaaaaaaaaacctacatAAGAATAAATgcgaattttattattcaccAAATTTTACGAGTTGCTGCAATTCCAAAACAACAGGAGGTTGGGGCGACATGCGGTCTGTTCCAGCTGTAAAACTAAAAGTTcacctaattttaatttaatttaaatttaattattaacgGAGGTTAGGAGGGAAGTCGGCAGGCACATACCGTTAACCTCTTCATTATTGTAATGATATCAAATCCCAACTgcatctaaaaaaatttatcaatccaCAGTAATTACCCCCACCAACTCTTCCAAACCCCCCCACAACTTTAGCGGCTGCCAATGTCCGGTATATACTGTTAGATTAAGCGCGTTCAAAAGGCAAATGGCATCCAGTAACTGATCTGGTCACGTTCTGGTGTTATTAGTATTATAACatgaatttgagaaataatggATAAACCAGAACACAGAGAGTGACAAGAGATGAGaagaatgatttttaaaaaaataataataatgaagtCAACCTTtaacaaatatattaattaaaaagttattatgTACAAGATGTGTGACTGTAAAATGATCCACAAGAATAAAACCCATTTTAGAAGTTGTTCTACCTAATAATCCTCCCTTCTGCCACAGCCAGCCACCCCCATGAAGATTTAATATCACAAGCCCCACCACTATCCaaatcttttctcttcttcactGTTTTTGATCCCTCTCTTCTACTTCTGTTCCTACTTGTACTTCAAACaaagcatttaaaaaaaaaaaagaatatctaaTCTCTCCATTCAACCAACCAAACTATAACAACTTCATTGGATCCTATCACCAAACGCCAGCCTTTtcatctaatatttttatgtacACCAGCCGAAATCCGAAGCAAAGAATATGCCATGCCaacaacatttttaaaataaaaaccttgCTTCTTCAACTTCAACTTTAAGAATACGATCTGATCAATCCCAAATTGTACAGATTCCTTCTCACCAGGCTACCCAGTGATAACAACACTGCCCCACCAACCCCTACTGTCTGCTCTTCACTTTCTCCCTTTTGATGATATATCATTGGCAATTCCTTCACTTTCAAATTACTCAACCCGATTTTTTGTCTTACTGCTTCGATTATTTTTGGATCTGCAGGGTTTCCCATTTCATCCGTTACGTAGAATATGTTTAGTGCCTCGTCTCTCTCTGTTGAAACTTCAGCCCTTGTCACATTAAGACCATTTTCTCTGAACGTCCTTGTCACATCCGCCAAAAGACCTTGTCTATCTTCCATGCACAGTTCTAGCCTCACACCCTGTAGCAACAAGCAATTTGCCCATTCACACTTgtaagattaaattaaatgaacatTATAAATGATGTAATCCAGCTGAGAAATTAcaatatatacacacacacacatatataccTCAGATGCTCTTCTCCCAACTGCAGCTTCTAGACATTGGATTACGCGTTGCCTTTCCGGTTCGGAACTAATTGGGGTTCCATCAATGTGCCTAATATAGAATTCCTGaaacaacaaacaaatttcaagttcataaacaaaaaactataataaaaatttaaaggcgCTGTATATACAACAATAATTTGAATCAAACTGATAGCAATTAATCACCAGATATGCTCTCTCTCCGGCTGTGTTGATCGTTGCATGGAAAACAACATACTCCATGTCCGTCAAAGTGCAAACAACATCAAACAAAAGCTTGGTCCGATCCTTACACTGAACATTCACAACAGAGTAACTCCTATCTGCCCAATTTTGCACTGTCACTACCGGATAATCAGTAGAATGTCTCAAAACGGGCATTCTCTCATAGTCCCTATCCGCAAACATCATTTGATGCAGCCTTCTCTCTGTGTGAGTGACCGCCATGGAAACGGTCATTTTGGCACTCCTAATATCATTATCCCCTTTCAAAACATTCCTTAAACGTGCTTCGATCCGATCAATTTGTTGCGAGTCCTCGATAGGGGACCCCGAATTGCAATCTTTCACATAAATCAATGAAGCGATCCGGCCATTGTGAGTCCACACTTTGGCTTCCACCACACTACATTGTAAATCAGCTAATACAGCAAACACCTCCGACAACAGACCAACACGGTCGGTTCCGGTCAGCTCCAGGGCAGTTAAACCGTTAAAACTGTTACTTCTTCCATAATGAATGGTTTCAAGCGACTGTAACATAAAAACACACATAAATTTCTGTAGCAATATTAACAGTCAGGTCATAAAGggaaattaatttagtaatttaattcctaaaaaaacagtaaaaacATCTTAATTACCTGCTCAATGTAGCTAATCACACTCTCGTCGGTTAATTTGTTTCCGTTCAGATCAGTCACATGGAAAACTTCAcccaataaagaaaaagaaaaaaaaagtcattattaacccaaaaaaaaagaaaataaatgaaattagtataattaatttaaaaagaaaagttaccATCCATGAAAAATCTGCCATCAGAAGAAATGTAAGCCTTCTTAATTAAGAGGTTGAGATCAGTGAGAACTTGAACGGCCTCCAACAAGATTCCATGTCTTCTAGCGCTATCAACCTGTAAGAATTAGGGGAAAAGAAATTGGAAAGCTAATCAGTCAAGGctttgaaaaattcaaatggGAATTCACGCGATTAGTCAACTTTCATGACAGTAAGGTGAGAACCGAACATTGGTTTGTGGTTTTGAGAAGTTGATTTAAGGTTTCGTGGAAGCTAACCTTAACCAGAGTCGCAGTGGGGCAAACAGCATTGTCTATGACGACCCTGAAAAGCAGCGAAAGGGTCAGGTCTCTTCAGTCATTGAAACttccttctttttattataaaaaaattatagaaattcTAATTTCAAAGTAATTAGATGAACTAATTGTCAGAGAAAAATCGGTGAGAGATCTTTGAAAAGTCTACAGAAAGATCTACGAAATTGAATTTCTAGAGAGGAGCGGAAACTAGGAGGAGAAAAGTCAgagtattaataaaaataacacatAATTTGAGTAATTAGGTTTAATCTTGAGGGCTTAAAGAATACATAGCAGATGTGctacataaattaaatttaattaacaccGAATTTCGAAGATCAGAGGCCATTAACGAGATCTGGAACCGATTCACAGGTTTTTTCTGTTCTAGTTAGATAAACTTAAGACAGGAAAGCAGAGTAAAAGAGACAGATAATAACGagattttccaaaaaaaaaaatggcaaaatcaacaagaaaactggtaaagagaagaaaatcaaCAAGGAAAGCAAACGCATTATTTACTGAAGAACAtctaaagaaagagaaaaaaaggaaaaaaaatacaagataacAAACCTGGGAGTGTTCATCCTTATGACAAGTTTCTCATATTCATCCAGACAAGCAGGCCACTCCATATCTTTCATTTACTTCCCTTTTTCAGCTTTCTTGAAatagagaaaaacaaaagacacAACTGAAGAGAAAACCCCTTTCTTGTAGTTTTCCACCCTTACAATAAGCGACGCGTGTGTGTGAAAGAACAACAACAACGCTCGCTCTTCGTTTggatcaaacaaaacaaatgccAGATACCCTCAAAACTCTTGCAACTCCAAAAGTTTTCAGTTGCTCCTCTTCTTCGACCAAATCGCTATTAGCAAAACAACCCCCCACCAAAACTCTTAGTTTAGTTTGGTTTTGTCCAGAAACAGAGACtcacttctctctctctccctccccCTTTCTCTTGCAAGACCAGCACAAAGCACGCCTTGTTCTTAACTATCTCTTCTGATGCCACTCCAAAGTTTATAtacaaaagattattttttactgttacgttttttttatttgtttattttgatttttatttattttgtttacaatgtCGAAACCACGCCTATACGCAAAGAGAGAGAATGAATGTGAACGCTTGCCCTCCCTCCCTCACATGGTGTAACAAACGCCTGCCCGAAAAGTCTGCCCGTGCTGGCCCATGCCTACGGGTCAACCGAGGTCCTGGCGACGTGTCGTTTGATCCTCGCTTATGGTTTGGTTTTAAAAAGTCCAACTCGGATGCCACGTGTCCTCTGATTCAATTGTGCTTTTGCTTGCGATCGACTCAAACTCGATCAATAGGAAGGAAGAATGTTGATGCTTGATCAAATGGAAGGGTCAGCCTACGTGGCAATCAGTGGGCCCCTAATTAGGCTTGTTAATTAAGTTGTGATTTGCCGACCGGTATCATGACGTCCACACGTGACAACACCGCGCGAAGCGACTTTTCCCCCGTCTCTTTTTCGGGCCGGATTTCTTGTACTTCTCCGTGTCTTTCGATCTCTACGCTTGGCTTGCAAGCTATAActaactttattttttcacttttaccCTCCCATACTTTCCTGAAAATGTATTGCTCCCAAGGTTAGATCAGTCTTTTAGCTTAAGATTCTTAAAAT encodes:
- the LOC102613666 gene encoding ACT domain-containing protein ACR8 isoform X1 — translated: MKDMEWPACLDEYEKLVIRMNTPRVVIDNAVCPTATLVKVDSARRHGILLEAVQVLTDLNLLIKKAYISSDGRFFMDVFHVTDLNGNKLTDESVISYIEQSLETIHYGRSNSFNGLTALELTGTDRVGLLSEVFAVLADLQCSVVEAKVWTHNGRIASLIYVKDCNSGSPIEDSQQIDRIEARLRNVLKGDNDIRSAKMTVSMAVTHTERRLHQMMFADRDYERMPVLRHSTDYPVVTVQNWADRSYSVVNVQCKDRTKLLFDVVCTLTDMEYVVFHATINTAGERAYLEFYIRHIDGTPISSEPERQRVIQCLEAAVGRRASEGVRLELCMEDRQGLLADVTRTFRENGLNVTRAEVSTERDEALNIFYVTDEMGNPADPKIIEAVRQKIGLSNLKVKELPMIYHQKGESEEQTVGVGGAVLLSLGSLVRRNLYNLGLIRSYS
- the LOC102613666 gene encoding ACT domain-containing protein ACR8 isoform X2; translated protein: MDVFHVTDLNGNKLTDESVISYIEQSLETIHYGRSNSFNGLTALELTGTDRVGLLSEVFAVLADLQCSVVEAKVWTHNGRIASLIYVKDCNSGSPIEDSQQIDRIEARLRNVLKGDNDIRSAKMTVSMAVTHTERRLHQMMFADRDYERMPVLRHSTDYPVVTVQNWADRSYSVVNVQCKDRTKLLFDVVCTLTDMEYVVFHATINTAGERAYLEFYIRHIDGTPISSEPERQRVIQCLEAAVGRRASEGVRLELCMEDRQGLLADVTRTFRENGLNVTRAEVSTERDEALNIFYVTDEMGNPADPKIIEAVRQKIGLSNLKVKELPMIYHQKGESEEQTVGVGGAVLLSLGSLVRRNLYNLGLIRSYS